A single region of the Hoeflea prorocentri genome encodes:
- a CDS encoding AzlC family ABC transporter permease: MRDSLPIVVGAAPFGLLFGALAVENGFEVYQAVLMSAMLYAGASQMVGIDLFGTNVAPWIIVLSIFAVNFRHVLYSASIGPKMAGFSPLQKAIAFFFMIDPQFAEAEQRHERGQRLSFRWYMGAALPVYVAWTAEAAIGAYFGKLIKDPYAYGIDFMLPMYFLVLVMSFRRRKNWMPVVLASGVASVIAHHLVGSPWHVSIGAIAGIVLAAIMAGGDKKPETIEPDAEGVQHVR; the protein is encoded by the coding sequence ATGCGCGACTCGTTACCGATCGTTGTCGGTGCGGCGCCGTTCGGGCTCCTGTTCGGTGCCCTTGCCGTTGAAAACGGTTTTGAGGTCTATCAAGCGGTCTTGATGAGCGCGATGCTCTATGCCGGTGCGAGCCAGATGGTCGGCATTGATCTCTTCGGCACCAATGTTGCGCCCTGGATCATCGTGCTTTCCATTTTTGCCGTCAATTTTCGTCACGTTCTCTATTCAGCGTCCATCGGTCCTAAAATGGCCGGGTTTTCACCGCTGCAAAAGGCGATTGCCTTCTTCTTTATGATCGATCCGCAATTTGCGGAGGCAGAGCAAAGACATGAACGCGGCCAAAGGCTGAGTTTCCGCTGGTATATGGGAGCGGCCCTTCCGGTTTACGTTGCCTGGACCGCGGAAGCAGCGATCGGGGCCTATTTCGGAAAGCTGATCAAGGATCCTTATGCGTACGGCATCGATTTCATGCTGCCGATGTATTTCCTCGTTCTGGTCATGAGTTTTCGGCGACGCAAGAACTGGATGCCTGTCGTGCTGGCGAGCGGTGTTGCGTCCGTTATTGCCCATCATCTCGTGGGATCGCCGTGGCATGTGAGCATCGGCGCGATTGCCGGCATTGTACTGGCGGCAATCATGGCCGGCGGCGACAAGAAACCCGAAACCATCGAGCCCGATGCGGAAGGGGTGCAGCATGTTCGATAA
- the recN gene encoding DNA repair protein RecN encodes MLSHLSIRDIVLIERLDLGFEKGLSVLTGETGAGKSILLDSLSLALGARGDGGLVRQGAQRGQVTAVFDVAADHPVRALLRDNGLDDDGDLIFRRAQSADGRTKVFINDQPASVALMREAGRMLVEIHGQHDDRALVEPDAHRRLLDAFASLQAVAADVSSKYTLWRACVRDADDHRKRVEEAAREADYLRDSVDELETLSPVDGEEDELAEKRALMMKAEKIAADINETNDILSGQGSPVPVISSLLRRLERKSAEAPGLLEEIIANLDAAVHQLSDAQTATEAAIRAAEFDPRELEACEERLFALRAASRKYSVPVSELPALAERMVTALADLDAGEERMTQLDARTGETRKSYDAAALALSKQRHEAADSLAKAVMDELPALKLERAEFLVQIQSDADQGGPDGIDQVAFHVRTNPGTRPGPILKVASGGELSRFLLALKVALADRGSAPTLVFDEIDTGVGGAVADAIGKRLKRLSGNVQVLSVTHAPQVAARASTHMLIAKGTADGDAVTTRVSMMDSSSRQEEIARMLAGASVTDEARAAAGRLLSEKS; translated from the coding sequence ATGCTCTCGCACCTTTCGATCCGGGATATCGTTCTGATCGAACGACTTGATCTCGGCTTCGAGAAGGGACTGTCGGTTCTGACGGGCGAGACCGGAGCGGGCAAATCCATCCTGCTAGACAGTCTTTCGCTGGCGCTCGGCGCGCGCGGAGACGGAGGACTGGTGCGTCAGGGCGCGCAGCGCGGTCAGGTCACGGCCGTATTCGACGTTGCCGCAGACCATCCGGTTCGCGCGCTTCTTCGTGACAACGGCCTTGACGACGATGGCGACCTGATTTTCCGGCGCGCCCAGAGTGCCGACGGGCGCACCAAGGTTTTCATCAACGACCAGCCGGCCAGTGTTGCGCTGATGCGTGAGGCAGGCCGTATGCTTGTCGAAATCCACGGCCAGCACGACGACCGCGCCCTTGTCGAGCCGGATGCCCATCGCAGACTGCTTGATGCGTTTGCGAGTCTGCAGGCGGTTGCCGCGGATGTTTCCTCAAAATACACCTTATGGCGCGCGTGTGTGCGGGACGCTGACGACCACCGCAAGAGGGTCGAAGAGGCAGCGCGCGAGGCTGATTATCTGCGCGATTCAGTTGATGAACTGGAAACGCTGTCGCCCGTTGATGGCGAGGAAGACGAACTGGCTGAAAAGCGTGCGCTCATGATGAAGGCGGAGAAGATTGCCGCCGACATCAACGAGACGAATGACATACTGTCCGGACAGGGATCGCCGGTGCCGGTCATCAGTTCACTGTTACGCCGGCTGGAGCGAAAGTCGGCAGAGGCGCCGGGACTGCTGGAAGAGATTATCGCCAATTTGGACGCAGCGGTGCACCAGCTGTCGGATGCCCAGACTGCAACAGAGGCGGCGATCCGGGCGGCGGAATTTGACCCCCGGGAACTTGAAGCCTGTGAGGAAAGGCTGTTTGCGCTTCGCGCCGCATCGCGCAAGTACAGTGTTCCGGTTTCGGAACTGCCGGCGCTGGCGGAACGCATGGTCACGGCGCTGGCCGATCTTGATGCGGGCGAAGAGCGTATGACGCAGCTTGATGCCCGGACTGGGGAGACCCGCAAATCCTATGACGCTGCGGCGCTCGCTCTTTCAAAACAACGTCACGAAGCGGCTGACAGTCTTGCCAAAGCGGTGATGGACGAATTGCCGGCTCTGAAACTTGAACGCGCGGAGTTCCTTGTTCAGATACAGAGCGATGCTGACCAGGGTGGACCGGACGGTATCGATCAGGTGGCGTTTCACGTCCGCACCAATCCGGGAACCCGGCCCGGGCCGATACTCAAGGTTGCTTCAGGCGGGGAACTGTCGCGGTTTCTTCTTGCGCTGAAGGTCGCACTGGCTGATCGCGGATCGGCACCGACGCTCGTATTTGACGAAATCGACACCGGCGTCGGTGGTGCCGTTGCTGATGCGATCGGTAAAAGGCTCAAGCGGCTCTCAGGCAATGTCCAGGTCTTGTCGGTCACCCACGCACCGCAGGTTGCCGCAAGGGCGAGCACGCACATGTTGATTGCCAAGGGAACGGCCGATGGCGATGCGGTCACCACGCGCGTCAGCATGATGGATAGCAGCTCGCGCCAGGAGGAAATTGCGCGCATGCTGGCCGGCGCGTCCGTGACGGACGAGGCGCGTGCGGCTGCCGGAAGGCTGCTCTCCGAAAAGTCCTGA
- a CDS encoding outer membrane protein assembly factor BamD, giving the protein MLKRGLFPLGRGSRSLLAAAMIGSLVTLTACQGNKDIDITALDIETEPADVLYNQALANIKAGKMKEASRKFDAIDKQHPYSEYARRAMVMNSFANYRMGRYSESINSARRYISLYPNSEDTAYAYYLIGLSYYRQIPQVTRDQGTARKAIAAFSEIIQRYPESEYVADSEVKLRFARDQLAGKEMQIGRYYQERKEYAAAVNRFRTVVESYPNTRQVEEALARLTEVYFAMGLTQDAQAAAAVLGHNYPDSQWYADSYKLLQTEGLEPRENRGSWITRAGSRLIGGSQS; this is encoded by the coding sequence ATGCTGAAACGGGGACTTTTTCCACTCGGACGGGGATCGCGCAGCCTGCTTGCCGCAGCCATGATCGGCAGCCTTGTGACGCTTACAGCCTGCCAGGGCAACAAGGATATCGATATTACGGCGCTTGATATCGAAACGGAGCCCGCGGACGTTCTGTACAATCAGGCACTGGCGAATATCAAAGCCGGAAAGATGAAAGAGGCCTCGCGGAAATTCGACGCGATCGATAAACAGCATCCTTATTCCGAGTACGCGCGCAGGGCGATGGTGATGAATTCCTTCGCCAATTACCGCATGGGTCGCTATTCGGAGTCGATCAATTCGGCGCGACGCTATATCAGCCTCTATCCCAATTCAGAGGATACGGCTTATGCCTATTACCTGATTGGCCTGTCTTACTACCGGCAAATCCCGCAGGTAACACGCGATCAGGGTACCGCACGCAAGGCGATTGCCGCCTTCTCGGAGATCATTCAGCGCTATCCGGAATCCGAATATGTGGCCGATTCGGAGGTGAAGCTCAGATTTGCCCGCGATCAACTTGCCGGCAAGGAAATGCAGATCGGGCGCTACTATCAGGAGCGCAAGGAGTATGCAGCGGCCGTCAACCGGTTCCGTACCGTTGTCGAATCCTATCCGAACACGCGACAGGTGGAAGAAGCACTGGCCCGGCTGACGGAGGTCTATTTCGCCATGGGTCTTACCCAGGATGCGCAGGCAGCTGCCGCGGTGCTGGGGCATAACTACCCTGACAGCCAGTGGTATGCCGATTCTTACAAGCTCCTGCAGACCGAGGGTCTTGAACCCAGGGAAAACAGGGGATCCTGGATAACACGCGCCGGGTCCAGGCTGATCGGCGGCTCGCAGAGCTAA
- a CDS encoding AzlC family ABC transporter permease, translating to MMFDRDFRQGMRDSLPIVVGAAPFGLLFGALAVENGLDVYQAVLMSAVLNAGASQMVGIDLFGNNVAPWIIVLSIFAVNFRHVLYSASIGPKMTGFSPLQKAIAFFFLVDPQFAEAEKRYERGQRVSFNWYMGAVLSLYSTWILETAIGAYFGRLIKDPHAYGVDFMLPIYFLVLVMSFRRRRNWMPVVLASGVASVVAYHLVGSPWHVSIGAIAGVVLAAIMAGGGTKPETVNADAEGGQLTR from the coding sequence ATGATGTTCGACCGGGATTTTCGGCAGGGGATGCGCGATTCTTTGCCGATTGTCGTGGGTGCGGCGCCGTTCGGGCTTTTGTTCGGTGCGCTTGCCGTTGAAAACGGCCTTGATGTTTATCAGGCAGTGTTGATGAGCGCGGTGCTCAATGCCGGTGCGAGCCAGATGGTCGGGATCGACCTCTTTGGCAATAACGTCGCGCCCTGGATCATCGTGCTTTCGATTTTTGCGGTTAATTTTCGACACGTTCTCTATTCGGCGTCCATCGGTCCGAAAATGACCGGCTTTTCGCCGCTGCAAAAGGCGATCGCCTTCTTTTTCCTGGTGGATCCTCAGTTCGCGGAGGCCGAAAAGCGGTATGAACGCGGCCAGAGAGTGAGTTTTAACTGGTACATGGGCGCGGTCCTGTCGCTTTACAGCACCTGGATCCTGGAGACTGCCATTGGTGCCTATTTTGGAAGGCTGATCAAGGATCCACATGCCTACGGTGTTGATTTCATGCTGCCGATATATTTCCTCGTTCTGGTCATGAGCTTTCGGCGGCGCAGGAACTGGATGCCAGTCGTGCTTGCGAGCGGTGTTGCGTCGGTTGTTGCCTATCATCTCGTGGGGTCGCCGTGGCATGTGAGTATTGGCGCGATCGCAGGTGTTGTTCTGGCGGCAATCATGGCCGGCGGCGGCACAAAACCCGAAACCGTCAATGCGGATGCGGAAGGGGGCCAACTTACCCGATAG
- the lpxC gene encoding UDP-3-O-acyl-N-acetylglucosamine deacetylase: MSINYFGYQTTVLNEATLSGVGVHSGSKVSVTFKPAEADTGIVFKRTLENGETHHIRAVASQVAATDLCTVLGDAGGASVATVEHLMAAFYAMEIDNIIVDIDGAEVPIMDGSSIVFIEALDRAGVDILSTKRRYLRVVKPVRIEAGASWAEFVPYEGTRFEIDIDFDCKLIGRQSWKGDITADTFRKELARARTFGFMRDVEFLWASGHALGSSLENSVVIGDDDSVINIEGLRFENEFVRHKTLDAVGDLALAGAKFIGCYRSYRGGHKLNSLALKALLSDASAYEVVETSQPREKPRGGELVAVSGPMFAPWT; the protein is encoded by the coding sequence ATGAGTATTAACTATTTTGGCTATCAGACAACGGTGCTGAACGAAGCTACGCTCTCGGGGGTTGGAGTGCATAGCGGGTCCAAGGTTTCCGTGACATTCAAGCCGGCAGAGGCCGATACCGGCATTGTTTTCAAGCGCACGCTCGAGAATGGCGAGACGCATCATATCAGAGCCGTCGCGTCCCAGGTTGCAGCAACCGATCTTTGTACGGTTCTGGGTGATGCGGGCGGAGCGAGTGTCGCCACGGTCGAACATCTCATGGCCGCTTTCTATGCCATGGAAATCGACAACATCATCGTGGACATCGATGGTGCGGAAGTGCCTATTATGGATGGCAGTTCCATTGTCTTTATCGAGGCGCTGGATCGCGCCGGCGTTGACATCTTGAGCACCAAGCGGCGCTACCTTCGCGTTGTTAAGCCGGTTCGTATCGAAGCCGGCGCCTCCTGGGCCGAGTTTGTTCCCTATGAGGGGACACGTTTTGAAATCGATATCGATTTCGATTGCAAGCTTATCGGCCGGCAGTCCTGGAAAGGCGACATCACCGCCGACACGTTCCGTAAAGAGCTTGCCAGAGCGCGCACTTTCGGGTTCATGCGCGATGTCGAGTTCCTTTGGGCATCCGGCCACGCGCTGGGCTCTTCGCTGGAAAACTCCGTGGTCATCGGCGACGATGATTCGGTCATCAATATTGAAGGCCTGCGGTTTGAAAACGAGTTCGTGCGCCACAAGACACTTGATGCCGTCGGCGACCTGGCACTGGCGGGTGCGAAGTTCATTGGCTGCTACCGGTCCTATCGTGGCGGTCACAAGCTGAACTCGCTGGCACTGAAGGCGTTGCTGAGCGATGCAAGTGCTTATGAGGTTGTCGAGACCTCGCAGCCGCGCGAGAAGCCGCGTGGCGGGGAACTTGTCGCTGTCAGCGGGCCGATGTTCGCTCCCTGGACCTGA
- the ftsA gene encoding cell division protein FtsA codes for MSVFRSASFSVPYLRALPAKRSSVVTVLDIGSTKVVCLIGRLEPREESRLLPGRTHDVEIIGVGHHKSRGVKAGVIADLDAVESSVRMAVHTAEKRAGLHVESLIINVSAGRLHSDHYSAEIDLGGHEVERSDLRKVLATAAAQIEQTDRAILHSLPTGYSLDGERAIRDPQGMYGDRLGADMHVLTAEQAPLRNLELCVNRAHLTVEAMVATPYASGLSALVDDEAEIGCACIDMGGGTTTISVFADGRMVHADAIALGGHHVTMDLARGLSTRLEDAERLKVVHGSALPMTGDENDTVSVPAIGDGESELPAQMPKALIGRIVRARVEETLEMIRDRIQRSGYAPLVGRRIVLTGGASQLTGIADAARRILARNVRIGRPLGVAGLPAAAKGPAFSTAVGLMIYPQVADLESRGAERAGIYRAIGGGGRFARVGQWLKESF; via the coding sequence ATGAGCGTCTTCCGTTCAGCCTCTTTTTCCGTTCCCTATCTCAGGGCACTTCCGGCCAAGCGATCCAGTGTGGTTACCGTTCTCGACATCGGCTCGACCAAGGTTGTGTGCCTGATCGGCAGACTGGAGCCACGCGAAGAATCGCGTCTGTTGCCTGGACGCACACACGATGTTGAGATCATCGGTGTCGGGCATCATAAATCGCGCGGTGTGAAAGCCGGTGTCATTGCTGATCTGGATGCCGTTGAAAGTTCGGTGCGCATGGCTGTTCACACGGCTGAAAAACGTGCGGGACTGCACGTTGAATCACTGATTATCAACGTCTCGGCCGGCAGGCTTCACAGCGATCACTATTCCGCTGAAATCGATCTTGGCGGTCATGAGGTCGAGCGCTCGGACCTTCGCAAGGTTTTGGCAACGGCAGCGGCGCAGATCGAGCAGACGGACCGGGCCATTCTTCATTCCCTGCCGACTGGCTACAGCCTGGACGGCGAACGCGCAATCCGCGACCCGCAGGGCATGTATGGTGATCGCCTCGGCGCTGACATGCATGTGTTGACGGCCGAGCAGGCGCCTCTGCGCAATTTGGAGCTGTGTGTGAACCGGGCTCACCTTACGGTTGAGGCAATGGTTGCAACGCCTTATGCAAGCGGACTTTCTGCTCTCGTTGACGATGAAGCGGAGATTGGCTGTGCATGTATTGATATGGGCGGCGGAACGACAACGATCTCGGTTTTCGCCGATGGCCGCATGGTCCATGCCGACGCGATTGCGCTTGGCGGTCATCACGTGACCATGGATCTGGCCCGTGGACTTTCCACACGCCTGGAAGATGCCGAGCGGCTGAAAGTCGTCCACGGGTCGGCCTTGCCGATGACCGGAGATGAAAACGATACGGTATCCGTGCCGGCTATCGGCGACGGAGAATCAGAATTGCCGGCGCAAATGCCGAAGGCGCTCATCGGGCGGATCGTCCGGGCGCGGGTCGAGGAAACACTGGAAATGATCCGGGACCGCATCCAACGGTCCGGTTATGCGCCTCTGGTCGGACGGCGCATCGTACTGACGGGCGGCGCGAGCCAGTTGACCGGCATCGCGGATGCCGCGCGGCGGATTCTCGCCCGTAATGTGCGCATTGGCCGACCCCTTGGGGTTGCCGGCTTGCCGGCGGCTGCGAAGGGACCGGCCTTCTCGACCGCCGTGGGCCTGATGATTTATCCGCAGGTCGCCGATTTGGAGAGCCGTGGCGCCGAGCGGGCGGGTATCTACCGGGCAATTGGCGGGGGTGGACGCTTTGCCCGGGTGGGACAGTGGCTGAAAGAGAGCTTTTGA
- the ftsZ gene encoding cell division protein FtsZ: MTINLQKPDITELKPRITVFGVGGGGGNAVNNMINAGLQGVDFVVANTDAQALTMTKADRVIQMGVAVTEGLGAGSQPEVGCAAARECIDEINDHLNGTHMCFVTAGMGGGTGTGAAPVVAEAARERGILTVGVVTKPFHFEGQRRMRIAEEGILELQNAVDTLIVIPNQNLFRIANDKTTFADAFGMADQVLYSGVACITDLMVKEGLINLDFADVRSVMREMGKAMMGTGEASGEARAMAAAEAAISNPLLDETSMKGAEGLLISITGGRDMTLFEVDEAATRIREEVDTDANIILGATFDEDLEGLIRVSVVATGIDREAGDEESAPTQITAPVKPAVAQPAQRPAAPAAPVAPPADQVEATIQLAEAELEKELAIAVPAEPAAEREEFHPQSKLFAQSDAPKPIVQSRATPQVAPQAAPQPVAQAPAQPAPVVQAAAAPAQPHEPAPKMPRIEDFPPVVQAEVDQQQRPAASQDERGPMGLLKRISNSLGRREDEEAADPRAAAPAAPSQRRQLSAEASMYAPRKGALDDQGRAQPSTQAQSEDDQLEIPAFLRRQAM, from the coding sequence ATGACTATCAATTTGCAGAAGCCGGATATCACCGAGCTTAAACCGCGGATCACCGTTTTCGGTGTCGGCGGCGGCGGCGGCAATGCTGTCAACAACATGATCAATGCCGGACTTCAGGGGGTAGACTTCGTGGTCGCCAATACCGACGCCCAGGCACTGACCATGACCAAGGCGGACCGGGTCATTCAGATGGGTGTCGCGGTTACCGAAGGGCTTGGCGCCGGATCGCAGCCCGAAGTTGGCTGTGCCGCGGCGCGCGAGTGCATCGATGAGATCAATGATCACCTCAACGGAACGCATATGTGTTTCGTAACCGCCGGCATGGGTGGCGGAACCGGAACCGGAGCGGCGCCAGTTGTCGCCGAAGCGGCCCGCGAGCGGGGCATCCTGACCGTCGGCGTGGTGACCAAGCCGTTCCATTTCGAAGGCCAGCGCCGCATGCGCATTGCCGAAGAGGGCATCCTGGAACTTCAAAATGCGGTCGATACGCTGATCGTCATTCCGAACCAGAACCTTTTCCGCATCGCTAATGACAAAACGACATTCGCCGATGCCTTCGGCATGGCGGACCAGGTGCTTTATTCGGGTGTTGCCTGCATTACCGACCTGATGGTCAAGGAGGGTCTCATCAATCTGGATTTTGCCGATGTGCGCTCGGTCATGCGCGAAATGGGCAAGGCCATGATGGGGACCGGCGAAGCCTCCGGCGAGGCCAGGGCAATGGCTGCCGCCGAAGCGGCCATCTCCAACCCGCTGCTTGACGAGACGTCGATGAAGGGCGCGGAAGGCCTGCTGATCTCGATCACCGGCGGTCGCGACATGACGCTCTTCGAGGTTGATGAAGCGGCAACCCGGATCCGTGAAGAGGTCGACACAGATGCCAACATCATCCTAGGCGCGACGTTCGATGAAGACCTTGAGGGTCTGATCCGCGTCTCGGTCGTGGCGACAGGCATCGATCGTGAGGCGGGCGATGAAGAATCGGCTCCGACCCAGATCACGGCACCGGTGAAACCGGCTGTTGCCCAACCGGCGCAGCGGCCCGCCGCACCGGCCGCGCCAGTTGCGCCGCCGGCGGACCAGGTTGAGGCGACGATCCAGCTTGCCGAAGCCGAACTGGAAAAGGAACTCGCCATTGCTGTTCCGGCGGAGCCGGCAGCAGAGCGTGAGGAATTCCATCCGCAAAGCAAGCTGTTTGCTCAGTCCGATGCGCCGAAACCGATTGTCCAAAGCCGAGCCACACCGCAGGTGGCTCCTCAGGCAGCGCCTCAGCCCGTCGCTCAGGCTCCGGCTCAACCGGCTCCGGTCGTTCAGGCCGCCGCTGCGCCGGCGCAGCCTCACGAACCTGCTCCGAAGATGCCCCGAATCGAGGATTTTCCGCCGGTCGTGCAGGCTGAAGTCGATCAGCAGCAGCGCCCGGCTGCCAGTCAGGATGAACGCGGGCCAATGGGGCTGTTGAAGCGTATTTCAAACAGTCTTGGCCGTCGTGAAGATGAAGAAGCCGCGGACCCACGGGCAGCTGCTCCGGCAGCTCCGAGCCAACGTCGTCAATTGTCGGCGGAGGCGAGCATGTATGCTCCGCGCAAGGGCGCCCTGGACGATCAGGGGCGCGCCCAGCCATCAACACAGGCCCAGTCGGAAGACGATCAATTGGAGATTCCGGCCTTCCTGCGCCGGCAGGCCATGTAA
- a CDS encoding AzlD family protein → MSDITWIIIAGALATYATRVGGHLVLSRFRHIPPRVSAALDAVPAAVLATLVAPAAVSNGLAEAITLIIVAIASLRFNLIMVLLIGAAAIISLRAAGLG, encoded by the coding sequence ATGTCCGATATCACGTGGATCATCATTGCCGGCGCGCTTGCGACCTACGCCACGCGCGTGGGCGGACATCTCGTTTTGTCGCGTTTCCGGCATATTCCGCCCCGGGTCAGTGCCGCGCTTGATGCTGTTCCTGCTGCCGTTCTTGCGACACTGGTCGCGCCCGCTGCCGTCTCCAACGGCCTTGCCGAGGCCATCACGCTGATCATCGTTGCGATTGCCTCGCTTCGCTTCAACCTGATCATGGTGTTGCTGATTGGCGCTGCCGCGATCATCTCGCTTCGCGCAGCAGGTCTTGGCTGA
- the ligA gene encoding NAD-dependent DNA ligase LigA, translated as MGAETIAVDALSAEQAEQELSRLAEEIALHNRHYHTDDAPVISDAQYDALKQRNAAIEARFPDLKRADSPTDAVGGAVLEKFEKVTHRVAMLSLDNAFSDEDVRDFVGRVRRFLKLDAEAPLAFTAEPKIDGLSLALRYEGGRLVTAATRGDGAVGENVTENARTIADIPQQLSGAAPDVIEVRGEVYMTKSDFAELNRRQEEEGKQTYVNPRNTAAGSLRQLDTSITASRPLKFFAYAWGDTSGLPADTQLGVVDAMHGWGFSINPLMKRFDTVEGLLEHYRLIEAERAGLAYDIDGVVYKVDDLSLQQRLGFVSRSPRWAIAHKFPAEKATTILQDIEIQVGRTGALSPVARLEPVTVGGVVVSNATLHNEDYIAGIGSDGQPIREGRDLRIGDTVTIYRAGDVIPKVMDVDLSRRPADSEPYVFPETCPVCDSPATREINEKTGRVDSVRRCTGGLICPAQAVEKMKHFVSRNAFDIDGFGDKQAEAFYHAGLVKNPAEIFTLRERDEASELQKLKNREGWGEQSANNLFDAIEARRTVDLHRFIYALGIRHVGEGNAKILARVYHSARNFVDCMETAHDHESEAWTDLVNIDGIGPTVAQALAEFFEEPHNAAIVEELLTQVTPNDAEQVAADTQFSGKTIVFTGSLERMSRDEAKAMAERLGAKTAGSVSKKTDLVVAGPGAGSKLRKAGELGIEVIDEDEWFNRIAD; from the coding sequence ATGGGCGCCGAAACGATCGCTGTTGACGCACTGAGTGCGGAGCAGGCCGAGCAGGAACTGTCACGGCTGGCGGAAGAAATCGCTCTTCACAACCGGCACTATCATACCGACGATGCTCCGGTGATTTCCGATGCGCAGTATGATGCGCTCAAGCAGCGCAATGCGGCCATCGAGGCGCGGTTTCCGGATTTGAAACGAGCGGATTCGCCTACGGATGCCGTTGGCGGCGCTGTCCTTGAAAAGTTCGAGAAGGTAACGCACCGCGTTGCGATGCTGTCGCTGGACAATGCGTTCTCGGATGAGGATGTACGCGACTTTGTCGGACGGGTCCGGCGGTTCCTCAAGCTTGATGCCGAGGCGCCTCTGGCCTTTACCGCAGAGCCGAAGATCGACGGGTTGTCTTTGGCACTGCGTTATGAAGGTGGGCGGCTGGTGACGGCTGCAACCCGCGGTGACGGTGCCGTCGGCGAGAATGTTACCGAAAATGCCCGCACGATCGCTGATATCCCCCAGCAATTGAGCGGTGCTGCACCGGATGTCATAGAGGTGCGCGGCGAGGTCTACATGACCAAGTCTGATTTTGCAGAGCTCAACCGGCGGCAGGAAGAGGAAGGCAAACAAACCTACGTTAATCCGCGCAACACGGCGGCGGGTTCCTTGCGCCAGCTTGATACGTCGATCACCGCCAGCAGGCCGCTGAAGTTTTTTGCCTATGCCTGGGGCGATACAAGCGGTTTGCCGGCCGATACACAGCTTGGTGTGGTGGACGCCATGCATGGTTGGGGGTTTTCAATCAATCCGCTTATGAAACGCTTCGACACGGTGGAGGGCCTCCTGGAGCACTACCGCTTGATCGAGGCCGAGCGGGCGGGTCTTGCCTATGATATCGACGGGGTTGTCTACAAGGTCGACGATCTCTCGCTCCAGCAGCGCCTCGGCTTTGTCTCCCGCAGTCCGCGATGGGCGATTGCGCATAAGTTTCCGGCCGAAAAGGCTACGACCATTCTTCAGGATATTGAAATACAGGTCGGGCGTACGGGGGCGCTGAGCCCGGTGGCCCGCCTGGAGCCGGTCACGGTCGGCGGCGTTGTTGTGTCCAATGCGACGCTCCACAATGAAGACTATATCGCCGGTATAGGCAGCGACGGCCAGCCGATCCGCGAGGGCAGGGATCTGCGCATCGGTGACACCGTGACGATCTACCGGGCTGGCGACGTTATTCCCAAGGTTATGGACGTGGACCTGTCACGCCGACCCGCCGATAGCGAGCCATACGTATTTCCCGAGACCTGTCCGGTCTGCGATAGTCCGGCGACCCGGGAAATCAACGAGAAAACCGGGCGCGTGGATTCGGTCCGGCGGTGTACAGGTGGCCTTATCTGCCCGGCGCAAGCAGTTGAAAAAATGAAGCATTTTGTCTCCCGAAATGCCTTTGACATTGACGGTTTCGGGGACAAGCAAGCCGAGGCATTCTACCATGCCGGTCTTGTGAAAAACCCCGCTGAGATTTTCACGCTGCGCGAGCGCGACGAGGCATCGGAGCTGCAGAAACTTAAAAACCGCGAGGGTTGGGGCGAGCAGAGCGCCAACAATCTTTTTGATGCGATTGAGGCGCGGCGGACGGTTGATCTGCACCGGTTTATCTATGCGCTCGGGATACGCCATGTCGGGGAAGGCAATGCAAAGATCCTGGCGCGGGTCTACCATTCGGCGCGTAATTTCGTGGATTGCATGGAGACCGCGCATGACCATGAAAGCGAGGCCTGGACAGACCTTGTCAATATTGACGGGATCGGCCCGACGGTTGCTCAGGCGCTCGCGGAGTTCTTCGAAGAGCCGCACAATGCCGCGATTGTTGAAGAGTTGCTGACCCAGGTCACTCCAAATGATGCCGAGCAGGTCGCCGCCGACACGCAGTTCTCGGGTAAGACCATCGTCTTTACCGGTTCTCTGGAGCGCATGTCGCGCGATGAGGCCAAGGCGATGGCCGAGCGCCTTGGAGCCAAAACAGCCGGTTCCGTGTCCAAAAAGACCGATCTGGTGGTGGCCGGTCCGGGGGCGGGATCGAAATTGCGCAAAGCCGGTGAACTGGGGATCGAAGTCATTGATGAGGATGAGTGGTTCAATCGCATTGCTGATTGA